The segment ATTCCTAATCACACATAAAAGCcgattttcattttcaaattaaaaattagTATTTTATCTGCGTTATTCTTGCAACCAAACAGAAAATCTTATCTTATTTTTGTCTTTTTAAGTTGGGAATGGAAAGAGAAAGAAAGCAGTGAAGGTGAGCATTGGGGCACTAATGGGAAAAACAAAGAAAGAGCTGCTAAGCAAAGCGCCCTGGAGGGGAGACGACCATGACAACTCCAATAAATTCGCCGACGCCAAGCTCAAGGTTACCAACCAGCCTGGTTCCACCCCCAAAATGCACGTCCCTCACCGTAAGTCCGCCGCTTCCCGACTCGACGACGACGACTCCCTTGAGATTGACCCTGAACTCCGTTACAGCTTTCAGCGCAACTTCCAGGTCCCTTTCTCTTTCCCTTCCGTATTAT is part of the Gossypium arboreum isolate Shixiya-1 chromosome 5, ASM2569848v2, whole genome shotgun sequence genome and harbors:
- the LOC108476682 gene encoding uncharacterized protein LOC108476682, with protein sequence MGKTKKELLSKAPWRGDDHDNSNKFADAKLKVTNQPGSTPKMHVPHRKSAASRLDDDDSLEIDPELRYSFQRNFQFLQRVFSIDTVVKPLPPAMAYNVSRNLSFFTRIFTQFFDPEGIANAQKSLGLGQEEKARRVR